One genomic segment of Mytilus galloprovincialis chromosome 5, xbMytGall1.hap1.1, whole genome shotgun sequence includes these proteins:
- the LOC143076795 gene encoding uncharacterized protein LOC143076795 — protein MTERLQLNVEKPREDLDLITVPDDREQLQLEKNISISQKHRFGIQKITAGDEKRLEKYLEPNSPACCKEKEKKHDTDRSVSGWFGICFSVAEPFKIFVGLNAGQDSFTVAKPTDAPLSLNQEQDTTSTTKDAPLVLNPDQDKIKGVEHSDGSRSLCPEQAALKVAEHSDGCLSIDHQQHQIKETYYKHGNRVRKDIYFRINRISVPIYLSSLVMIALCFFPDTSAFKVESGYTIFENLWGKSARYPPISKSVIEQNAAKVQAHGKPQQAGRNDGREQQTEENRKKREVEEAESREKQEEQQKLSRKRRMVASPAFPLDTTKDNYEIVTPIIMKNGTLLIKFQHSEGQLDCRVELGTHQYSSKERQVGNIIIERSERLCIFHIKQFTMEQYVNATFTLDYHLHRIVETTLFWNILINRVATYDPNDKSGIVTILTIGENIQCYLQPPNIVNNKSEERGNIVTKSIFHYEKAQICLYNISCSMRGSFTSIIKEIEMCKVVPTVSTLPTVPTMVTILPSYSGDTGYTATITDNYVYTTTTPSNSTSRSESLDPKAIAIPIFIVIVIICLFVYLFLKRDKLKQWYIKRYESQDIEKGQEEIEMNVTKPDGVTISKTVTNKPLLQGRSSNLFETRV, from the exons ATGACAGAAAGGTTACAACTAAACGTTGAGAAGCCGCGAGAAGATTTAGATCTTATCACCGTTCCTGATGACAGAGAACAGCTGCAGTTGG aaaaaaacatttcgATTTCGCAAAAACATCGGTTTGGTATTCAGAAAATAACTGCAGGTGATGAAAAAAGACtagagaaatatcttgaaccaAACAGTCCTGCCTGCTGTAAAGAAAAAG AAAAAAAGCACGACACAGATAGGTCAGTTTCAGGATGGTTCGGAATATGTTTTTCCGTAGCAGAACCGTTCAAGATTTTTGTTGGCCTGAACGCTGGGCAGGATTCATTTACAG TTGCCAAACCTACAGATGCGCCTCTGAGTCTAAATCAGGAGCAGGATACAACAAGTACAACTAAAg ATGCACCTCTGGTCCTGAATCCGGATCAGGATAAAATTAAAG GTGTTGAACATTCAGATGGCAGTCGTAGCCTGTGCCCTGAGCAAGCTGCTTTAAAAG TTGCCGAACATTCAGATGGATGTCTTAGCATAGACCATCAACAACATCAAATTAAAG AAACTTACTACAAGCATGGCAACAGGGTTCGGAAAGACATATATTTTAGAATCAATAG GATAAGTGTGCCTATATATTTGAGTAGTTTAGTGATGATTGCATTATGCTTCTTCCCTGATACTTCGGCCTTCAAAG TTGAATCAGGTTATACAATCTTTGAGAACTTATGGGGGAAATCAGCTAGATATCCACCCATAAGTAAGTCAGTAATTGAACAAAATGCAGCAAAAGTCCAAGCTCATGGAAAACCACAACAG GCTGGAAGAAATGATGGGAGAGAACAACAAAcagaagaaaacagaaaaaagagaGAAGTAGAGGAGGCTGAATCAAGAGAGAAACAAGAAGAGCAACAAAAATTAAGCAGAAAACGACGAATG GTTGCATCACCAGCTTTCCCTCTAGATACAACCAAAGATAACT atgAAATAGTTACACCGATAATAATGAAAAATGGGACTCTATTAATAAAGTTCCAACATTCTGAGGGCCAACTCGATTGTCGTGTTGAACTTGGCACTCATCAATATTCGTCAAAAGAACGACAAGTTGGGAATATCATAATAGAAAGAAGTGAAAGATTATGCATATTCCATATTAAACAGTTCACGATGGAACAATATGTTAATGCTACGTTTACCCTTGATTACCATCTGCATCGAATTGTTGAAACCACTTTATTTTGGAATATACTGATTAACAGAGTTGCAA CATATGATCCAAATGACAAGAGTGGAATTGTTACCATTTTGACAATTGGAGAAAACATTCAATGTTATTTACAG CCTCCAAATATAGTCAACAATAAATCTGAAGAAAGGGGAAATATTGTCACCAAAAGCATATTTCATTATGAAAAAGCACAGATATGCCTCTATAATATTAGTTGCAGCATGAGAGGATCTTTTACTTCAATTATAAAAGAAATAGAAATGTGCAAGG TAGTACCAACTGTTTCTACTTTACCAACTGTACCCACTATGGTTACTATACTGCCATCATATTCAGGAGATACTGGTTACACGGCAACGATTACTGACAACTACGTGTACACCACTACTACACCATCAAATTCTACAA gtaGATCTGAAAGTCTCGATCCTAAGGCTATAGCGATTCCTATTTTCATTGTCATCGTCATAATATGCCTTTTCGTATACTTGTTTTTAAAGAGAG